A DNA window from Anaerolineae bacterium contains the following coding sequences:
- a CDS encoding GxxExxY protein, whose product MKAVKELADIHFAQIRSYLKATSLKVGLSLNFAKPTLEIKRVVN is encoded by the coding sequence TTGAAAGCGGTGAAAGAGCTTGCAGATATACATTTTGCTCAAATTCGATCTTATCTCAAGGCTACCAGCTTGAAGGTAGGTCTATCACTTAATTTCGCAAAACCCACTTTAGAGATAAAAAGAGTGGTTAACTGA